The Salvia splendens isolate huo1 unplaced genomic scaffold, SspV2 ctg509, whole genome shotgun sequence genome includes the window AAGGGATTAGACTAACGTCAAAATGGAATGAAACCACATATATTCACTCAAAAGAGTGTAAGAAACTTACTGATGCCACAACATGAAACGCGAAAAAAACTGTTGGAAGGATTGTAAGGGGGCAAACAGATGCATTGTTGTCTACCGGAAATTTCGGGAAGCTGTTATGAGGGGATACTTTCTCTAGTATCTTACTGCTAGTGTTACTCCCAGTCGGGGGGTATAAACAATTTACTTTGCTTTCTCATGAGAGTTCTGGCATGCTACTGTCTGTGATTTTCGAACATCCAAGCTTGCAGTCTGAAGTATCTCATAATTGTTTCGACAGTTTGCATCAGCATTAGACGAAGTAGAAGGTTGAAAAAACGATCCCGAAGTAAAATTTGGCAAGTCCAATCTGTGTGGCCATGAGAAACCAGGCAAGACCGAAACTCTGCTTCCTCTGGGAAATCCATTGGCAGTCCCACCGCTTGGTGGATGTGGATTGGAGACCAGTAATGTATTTGGATTCAATAAATGCTGCTGATCACAGGGCACATGAGCCGTTGGACCTGAGATCAGAGATAAGAATGAAGCTCCAAGATCAGCATGGCCCAAGTTGTCGACACCATGCATGTTAGATGGCATGTGATCCCGGGTCATTCCACCAGTTAATGGCATTGATTCTTGCAGCAATTGCATATAAAGACGACAATCTGCATCAGAGAGCTATTGGAGAGGTAAAGTTAGGGGAAGATATTTGATATGAGTATTCAGAATCACGGAAGCACTATATTTCTCTATTTATCACAAACTGCATTCATTGCCAGGGTTCCAAATTGTTTTTATTAGGTTCAATAAATAGCCATACTAGCTACAAGACAAGAAATCCACACAAGTTCAACTAAACTATTTATAGAATGCTAAATATCCAAATTGAAGACAAAAAAAGTCTGTAGAAATTCCAGATGAACTCCATCTGTCATTATTTGCAGCACATCGAAACGAACACGCACAAAAAATGGGCAAGTTATGCCGAAAATTACAACTGTGCGGAACTCCATTGA containing:
- the LOC121790417 gene encoding uncharacterized protein LOC121790417 produces the protein MERSLHSSAGMEDTWRRQLWRQSEFPPPPSSLLDSRAQLSDADCRLYMQLLQESMPLTGGMTRDHMPSNMHGVDNLGHADLGASFLSLISGPTAHVPCDQQHLLNPNTLLVSNPHPPSGGTANGFPRGSRVSVLPGFSWPHRLDLPNFTSGSFFQPSTSSNADANCRNNYEILQTASLDVRKSQTVACQNSHEKAK